From one Dermacentor andersoni chromosome 1, qqDerAnde1_hic_scaffold, whole genome shotgun sequence genomic stretch:
- the LOC140215272 gene encoding tigger transposable element-derived protein 6-like, which yields MLSKAKDLAFLLDFPDFSPGNGWLHRFKLRHGIIFKAINGESASVSDEDINTWMSKNLACVSSYAERDVYNADETALFYQMLPGKTHAMKGDKCAGGKHSKVRINVLLCTNMDGSDRCLPFVIGKSKRPRCFRTYVPVRYRHNSKSWMTRELFAEWLIDFDSSMAKKGRKVLLILHNCTAHHVQAVLTAVELLFLPPNVTSKAQPLDMGVIRSFKAAYRRRVVQRMLIAVDRPAANVPLQVSLYSAIEMIKAAWLEVTPECIRNCFRKADFADTPEAGIEDTEQSQPDDDLWRRVVDANLAGCDLDWQDFVDVDDAAEVAESFCDETAVREVRASSDAEASDDDNDPSEPAPVSATTTVSHIEALRNLVYFKNRPWVTNTSQL from the coding sequence ATGTTGTCCAAAGCAAAGGACTTAGCGTTCCTCCTGGACTTCCCAGATTTTTCTCCTGGCAATGGCTGGCTCCATCGCTTCAAGCTCCGCCACGGAATTATTTTCAAGGCCATCAACGGCGAATCGGCATCGGTAAGCGACGAAGACATCAACACGTGGATGTCTAAAAACTTGGCCTGTGTATCAAGTTATGCTGAAAGGGATGTGTATAACGCCGATGAAACAGCGCTATTCTATCAAATGCTGCCTGGCAAAACGCACGCTATGAAGGGTGACAAATGTGCTGGcggcaagcacagcaaagttcgcataaatgtgcttttgtgcaccaacatggatggaagcgatcgatgcttgccatttgtcatcggtaaatcaaagaggccacgttgcttccgcacatatgtaccagtgcgttacaggcataactcgaagtcgtggatgacacgcgagttgttcgcggaatggcttattgactttgacagcagcatggcgaAGAAAGGGCGCAAAGTTCTTCTGATTCTCCACAACTGTACCGCCCACCATGTCCAAGCTGTCTTAACGGCAGTTGAGTTGCTTTTTCTGCCGCCAAATGTAACTTCAAAAGCGCAACCGCTGGATATGGGTGTAATACGGTCGTTTAAAGCGGCCTACAGGCGCCGTGTTGTGCAGCGGATGCTGATTGCAGTTGATCGCCCCGCTGCCAATGTGCCTCTGCAGGTTTCGCTGTACTCGGCGATAGAAATGATCAAAGCGGCGTGGTTGGAAGTGACACCCGAATGCATCCGGAATTGTTTTCGCAAGGCCGACTTCGCTGACACACCtgaagcaggcattgaagacactgaacaaagccagcCTGACGACGACTTGTGGCGACGCGTTGTTGACGCTAACCTGGCCGGCTGCGATCTTGATTGGCAGGATTTTGTTGATGTGGACGACGCTGCTGAAGTTGCGGAGTCGTTTTGCGACGAGACCGCCGTCCGGGAAGTGCGGGCATCAAGCGACGCCGAAGCATCGGACGATGACAACGATCCGTCGGAGCCAGCGCCCGTAAGCGCGACCACAACAGTGAGCCATATTGAGGCACTTAGAAATCTTGTGTATTTTAAAAATAGGCCTTGGGTGACGAACACATCGCAGCTTTGA